A single genomic interval of Bacillus sp. es.036 harbors:
- a CDS encoding AI-2E family transporter — MKREWNLNWLIYLTTLLLVFLCVYLLLKLAPIWEPIVNVLTVLIVPFLIASLITYLLHPIVEKIHKEGLPRGVAVLLIYLLFFGGTGYAIVKGIPHIVKQSQELMENVPMFIDMYRDAVHHTYDFTANLPPALQEKVDQSFQDAEDAVNRTLTLAIELAKKLLSSIFIIMIIPFIVFYLLKDFENLKKIAWRVTPPKWRKPGRNVLIRIDESLGNYIRGQFFVISVLGVLAALGFWLIKLPYAILLGIIVGVTDIIPYFGPFLGAAPALLIASTVSVKMTLITIIVIIVLQFIESNILSPYIVGKSLHIHPVVIIFGLLAGGEIAGVIGLILAVPVLAVLKALILYHNEDERSN, encoded by the coding sequence GTGAAGCGTGAATGGAACCTTAATTGGCTCATTTATTTAACAACCCTTCTGCTTGTATTTCTATGTGTGTATTTGTTATTGAAATTAGCTCCGATTTGGGAGCCGATTGTAAATGTGTTAACGGTATTGATCGTTCCCTTTTTAATTGCTTCTCTCATTACGTATTTACTTCACCCGATTGTAGAGAAAATTCATAAAGAAGGACTGCCAAGAGGTGTCGCTGTCCTCTTAATCTATCTCCTGTTTTTTGGAGGCACTGGATATGCAATTGTTAAAGGTATTCCGCATATTGTGAAGCAGTCACAGGAGTTAATGGAGAACGTGCCGATGTTTATTGATATGTATCGAGATGCGGTGCACCACACCTATGACTTTACAGCTAATTTACCTCCTGCTCTTCAAGAAAAGGTGGATCAATCGTTTCAGGATGCTGAAGATGCCGTTAACCGTACATTAACACTTGCAATTGAATTAGCAAAAAAGCTATTAAGTTCTATTTTTATTATCATGATCATTCCCTTTATTGTGTTCTATTTGCTTAAAGATTTCGAAAATTTAAAGAAAATAGCCTGGAGAGTTACACCCCCAAAATGGAGAAAACCGGGTAGAAACGTATTGATTCGAATTGATGAATCCCTTGGAAATTACATTCGAGGTCAATTTTTTGTCATTAGTGTTCTAGGTGTTCTTGCGGCACTAGGCTTTTGGTTAATTAAGCTTCCATATGCGATCTTGCTTGGCATTATTGTCGGCGTAACAGATATTATTCCGTATTTTGGACCTTTTTTAGGGGCGGCGCCAGCATTATTAATTGCGTCAACTGTTTCAGTTAAAATGACGTTGATTACGATCATCGTCATTATTGTTCTTCAGTTTATTGAAAGCAATATCCTTTCTCCCTATATTGTAGGGAAAAGTTTGCATATTCACCCGGTCGTTATTATTTTCGGCCTACTAGCAGGAGGAGAAATTGCCGGTGTGATTGGATTGATACTGGCAGTTCCTGTTCTGGCGGTTTTAAAGGCGCTCATTCTCTATCATAACGAAGATGAACGAAGCAATTGA
- a CDS encoding DUF1292 domain-containing protein, whose product MNEVKSMEEKERIIIPDENGDEHLFEVLFTFDVAENGQSYMTVVPADQADSEEEVEVYAFRYEEEDNEERDYKLFPIESDKEWEMVEEMLNTFSEEEEDENE is encoded by the coding sequence ATTAATGAGGTGAAAAGCATGGAGGAAAAAGAACGCATTATCATTCCAGATGAAAACGGAGACGAACATTTATTTGAAGTTCTCTTTACTTTCGACGTAGCTGAGAACGGACAATCTTATATGACTGTGGTTCCAGCTGATCAGGCAGATAGCGAAGAAGAAGTAGAGGTTTACGCTTTCCGTTATGAAGAAGAAGATAACGAAGAACGAGACTATAAGCTCTTCCCTATCGAATCAGATAAGGAATGGGAAATGGTTGAAGAAATGCTCAACACTTTCTCAGAAGAGGAAGAGGACGAGAACGAATAA
- the mltG gene encoding endolytic transglycosylase MltG, giving the protein MSDFKDLYKEKLMKRQSENHTVRKIVFIILLLLTITVAAVITGGYFYIKNILEPVDPNSSTKTAVTIPIGSSTSSIGETLEQEGIIKDGTAFRYYVKYKNESGFQAGDYELSPSMTMDEIIAIMKSGKVMKEAVATIPVPEGIWIEDIAARIAKELDLKKEDVMKQLDDDKYMEALINEYWFLTDDILNDDIRHPLEGYLFPATYDFVEEPSVEAVVKEMLDKTDSVLNKYRSEIEDRDDSIHELMTLASIIEEEASANADRTKISKVFYNRLDKDMILQTDPTVVYARGEQSGEITQDDLDLKSPYNTYKQKGLPVGPIANPGESSIVAAIEPADTDALYFYARPSGETLFSETNKEHNKKVAKYKEEWDEYYKKKEEEEKEE; this is encoded by the coding sequence TTGTCTGATTTTAAAGACTTGTACAAAGAGAAGCTTATGAAGCGCCAAAGTGAAAATCATACGGTAAGAAAAATTGTTTTTATCATTCTATTGCTTTTAACCATAACGGTGGCTGCCGTTATAACAGGTGGTTACTTCTACATAAAAAACATTCTTGAGCCAGTGGATCCGAATAGTAGCACAAAAACAGCTGTTACGATTCCAATTGGATCTTCAACTTCTTCGATCGGTGAAACCTTAGAACAAGAGGGAATTATCAAAGATGGGACGGCTTTTCGTTATTATGTAAAATATAAGAATGAAAGCGGCTTTCAGGCTGGAGATTATGAGCTTTCACCATCGATGACGATGGATGAAATTATTGCGATTATGAAAAGCGGAAAAGTAATGAAAGAGGCTGTTGCTACGATTCCTGTACCAGAAGGAATCTGGATAGAAGACATAGCCGCCCGTATCGCAAAAGAATTGGATTTAAAGAAAGAAGATGTGATGAAGCAGTTAGATGATGATAAGTACATGGAGGCTCTAATTAATGAATATTGGTTTTTAACAGATGATATTCTAAATGATGATATACGTCATCCGCTCGAAGGTTATCTATTCCCTGCTACTTATGATTTTGTAGAAGAACCGTCAGTGGAAGCTGTTGTAAAAGAGATGTTAGATAAAACAGACAGTGTGCTAAATAAATATCGATCTGAAATAGAAGATCGGGACGACTCAATCCATGAACTAATGACGCTCGCATCGATCATTGAAGAAGAAGCCTCCGCCAATGCTGATCGAACAAAGATTTCAAAAGTGTTTTATAACCGTCTGGATAAGGATATGATCTTACAAACGGATCCTACCGTTGTTTATGCCAGAGGAGAACAATCCGGTGAAATTACACAGGATGATCTTGATTTAAAATCGCCATACAATACGTATAAACAAAAAGGTTTGCCCGTAGGACCAATCGCGAACCCTGGTGAATCATCTATAGTAGCTGCGATTGAACCTGCTGATACAGATGCCCTCTATTTCTATGCTCGCCCAAGTGGAGAGACGTTGTTCTCAGAAACAAATAAAGAACACAATAAAAAAGTAGCTAAGTATAAAGAGGAATGGGACGAGTATTATAAGAAGAAAGAAGAAGAGGAGAAAGAAGAATAA
- the ruvX gene encoding Holliday junction resolvase RuvX has translation MKTLGLDVGTKTIGVALSDAMGWTAQGLETVKRNPDMQDVIPDRLMEIINGNDVSKIVVGLPKNMNGSIGPSGEACQAFAELIRTSTNLPVEMWDERLTTVAAERMLISADVSRKKRKKVIDKMAAVMILQGYLDSKQN, from the coding sequence ATGAAAACACTTGGTTTGGATGTCGGTACGAAAACAATCGGTGTCGCGCTAAGCGATGCGATGGGTTGGACGGCACAGGGATTAGAAACGGTGAAACGTAACCCGGATATGCAGGATGTGATTCCTGATCGTTTAATGGAAATCATTAATGGGAATGATGTCAGCAAGATTGTTGTTGGACTTCCTAAGAACATGAATGGTTCAATTGGTCCGAGTGGTGAGGCCTGTCAGGCATTTGCAGAGCTCATTCGGACAAGTACCAATTTGCCAGTTGAAATGTGGGATGAAAGGCTGACAACTGTCGCTGCTGAGCGCATGCTGATAAGTGCTGATGTGAGTCGTAAGAAAAGGAAGAAAGTGATCGACAAAATGGCTGCTGTTATGATTCTGCAAGGATACTTAGACAGCAAGCAAAATTAA
- a CDS encoding YrrS family protein: MRSRYGDRHSKRKQNIVLNSLIGIVLAVILVLVANIVFSGDDSQQTASEEQKTAQTNSDEKSNSSSDDAVTSDEAEDSEASDSESDSATDKDSTKEESANEEKDQDDEDKEGQDQEDQEKEEEADQKPGEPNLEGPWEPVGTSQTGPHRSSYELGSTDWNEKLKAVESVMGISADEMTIWKIGGNGGPQQSYARVSKAGSSGNQVYSIELEWIDGKGWKPVSVKPE; this comes from the coding sequence TTGAGATCACGATATGGGGACCGTCATTCAAAGAGAAAACAAAATATCGTATTAAACAGTTTAATTGGAATTGTTCTCGCAGTGATACTTGTACTTGTTGCCAATATAGTCTTTTCTGGTGATGACTCTCAGCAAACCGCAAGTGAAGAACAGAAAACCGCACAAACAAATTCGGATGAAAAATCGAATAGTAGCAGTGACGATGCCGTTACTTCTGATGAGGCTGAAGATTCAGAGGCTAGTGATTCAGAGTCGGATAGCGCCACTGATAAAGATAGTACGAAAGAAGAAAGTGCTAACGAAGAGAAAGATCAAGATGATGAAGACAAAGAAGGTCAAGATCAAGAAGATCAAGAAAAAGAAGAAGAAGCAGACCAGAAGCCGGGTGAACCAAACCTTGAAGGACCTTGGGAGCCTGTAGGAACATCGCAAACAGGTCCACATAGATCGAGTTATGAGCTTGGTTCCACTGATTGGAATGAAAAGTTAAAAGCTGTTGAATCTGTTATGGGAATTTCTGCAGATGAAATGACGATCTGGAAAATAGGGGGCAATGGCGGACCTCAACAGTCATATGCGCGTGTAAGTAAAGCAGGATCATCAGGAAACCAGGTTTACTCCATCGAACTTGAGTGGATTGATGGAAAAGGTTGGAAACCAGTTAGTGTTAAACCAGAATAG
- the udk gene encoding uridine kinase — protein sequence MMVNRPVVIGVAGGSGSGKTTVTREIFKQFADQSVLVIEQDSYYKDQSEKSMPERLGTNYDHPLAFDNDLLIEHVKELMLYKPIQKPVYDYTVHTRSDKIIPVEPKDVIILEGILILEDERLRDLMDIKLFVDTDADLRILRRMVRDIRDRGRTLDSVVEQYTSVVRPMHLQFIEPTKRYADIIVPEGGQNRVAIDLMVTKIHTILEEKAML from the coding sequence ATTATGGTTAATAGACCCGTAGTAATTGGTGTTGCTGGAGGATCAGGCTCTGGTAAAACCACTGTAACACGAGAGATTTTTAAACAGTTTGCCGATCAGTCCGTCTTAGTTATTGAACAGGATTCTTACTACAAAGATCAGAGTGAAAAGTCAATGCCTGAACGACTTGGTACAAACTATGACCACCCACTTGCATTTGACAACGATCTGTTAATTGAACATGTTAAAGAGTTAATGTTATATAAACCGATTCAAAAACCAGTCTATGACTATACAGTTCACACAAGATCTGATAAAATTATTCCTGTCGAACCGAAAGATGTCATTATTTTGGAAGGTATCCTAATTCTTGAAGATGAACGTCTTCGTGATCTAATGGATATTAAGCTTTTTGTTGATACTGATGCTGACCTTCGCATCTTAAGAAGAATGGTTCGCGATATACGTGACAGAGGGAGAACGCTTGATTCAGTAGTTGAGCAGTATACCTCAGTGGTTCGTCCGATGCACCTTCAATTTATTGAACCGACAAAGCGTTATGCAGATATTATTGTACCTGAAGGCGGTCAAAACCGAGTTGCGATTGACCTTATGGTTACGAAAATTCATACGATACTTGAAGAAAAAGCTATGCTATAA
- a CDS encoding YrzA family protein, translating to MSFSLERIDDKVEFFEGFSLEEIEKKIQVQIDNNRALLLQVHSVQHHAITHEKTGRPYYSAVVHFKAK from the coding sequence ATGAGTTTTTCGCTCGAACGGATAGACGATAAAGTAGAATTTTTCGAAGGATTTTCACTAGAAGAGATCGAGAAAAAAATACAAGTTCAGATCGATAACAACAGGGCCCTGCTGCTTCAGGTTCATTCTGTTCAGCATCACGCCATCACCCATGAGAAAACAGGCAGACCTTACTATTCTGCTGTCGTTCATTTTAAAGCCAAATAA
- the greA gene encoding transcription elongation factor GreA translates to MAEDKKYYMTQDGKEKLEKELDLLKTEKRKEVVERIKIARSFGDLSENSEYDAAKDEQAFVEARIQTVENMIRNAEIIEEDNSSSNVVSIGKRVKFVEIPDGDEEEYFIVGSAEADPFEGKISNDSPMAKSLLGRQIGEKVNVQTPGGEIRVEILEVI, encoded by the coding sequence ATGGCAGAGGATAAAAAGTATTATATGACGCAAGATGGTAAAGAAAAGCTTGAGAAGGAGCTTGACCTTCTAAAAACTGAGAAAAGAAAAGAAGTTGTGGAACGTATTAAAATAGCACGTAGTTTTGGAGATCTTTCTGAGAACTCTGAGTATGACGCTGCAAAAGATGAGCAAGCGTTTGTAGAAGCACGTATTCAAACAGTTGAAAATATGATTCGTAACGCTGAAATTATTGAAGAAGACAATAGCTCATCTAATGTTGTATCAATAGGTAAGCGTGTTAAATTCGTTGAAATTCCAGACGGTGATGAAGAAGAATACTTTATCGTAGGTAGTGCAGAAGCCGATCCTTTTGAAGGAAAGATTTCAAATGATTCCCCAATGGCCAAAAGTCTTCTAGGTCGTCAAATTGGAGAAAAAGTAAACGTACAAACTCCAGGCGGAGAAATCCGTGTGGAAATTTTAGAAGTAATCTAA
- a CDS encoding IreB family regulatory phosphoprotein translates to MSSMDKTMKFNFPDDADNHDVQEVLLTVYSALQEKGYNPINQIVGYLLSGDPAYIPRHNDARSLIRKLERDELIEELVKSYLTHHQR, encoded by the coding sequence ATGAGTTCGATGGACAAAACAATGAAATTTAATTTTCCAGACGACGCAGACAATCACGATGTCCAGGAAGTGTTGCTCACCGTCTATAGCGCTCTTCAAGAAAAGGGCTACAATCCGATTAACCAGATTGTGGGATACCTCCTTTCTGGAGATCCGGCTTACATTCCGAGACACAATGATGCGAGAAGCTTAATTCGTAAGCTAGAACGAGATGAATTAATCGAAGAGCTTGTAAAATCGTATCTTACTCATCATCAGAGATAA
- the alaS gene encoding alanine--tRNA ligase — MKNLSSADVRQMFIDFFKEKSHSVEPSASLVPHEDPTLLWINSGVATLKKYFDGRVTPDNPRIVNAQKSIRTNDIENVGKTARHHTFFEMLGNFSIGDYFKEEAIEWGWEFLTSKDWIGFEADKLSVTIHPEDEEAYTIWSEKIGLPEERIIRLEGNFWDIGEGPSGPNTEIFYDRGEEYGFEDPTEELYPGGENERYLEIWNLVFSQFNHNPDGTYTPLPKKNIDTGMGLERMVSVIQDAKTNYDTDLFMPTIRETERMAKVKYGASREGDTAFKVVADHIRTVTFAIGDGALPSNEGRGYVLRRLLRRAVRFAKQIGINRPFMYELVPVVGDIMVEFYPEVNAKKEFIQKVIKNEEDRFYETLNEGLSILSDIMKKEKAAGNHVISGSDVFRLYDTYGFPVELTEEYAEEEGMEIDRTGFEHEMGMQRKRARDARQDVGSMQVQGGALGDISVESDFVGYEERSVDTEVVAIIKDKELTEVASEGDEIQVIIQSTPFYAESGGQVADPGVIRGEDVQLRVTDVQKAPNGQHVHTAVVESGTIKTGAKITAEINRSNRSAIVKNHTATHLLHQALKDVLGEHVNQAGSLVGSERLRFDFSHFGQITSEELEEIEKQVNDQIWANIPVNTMVKPIDEAKAMGAMALFGEKYGDTVRVVRVGDYSLELCGGTHVQNTAEIGLFKIVSESGIGAGTRRIEAVTSEGAYQVLNQQVSILKNTANLLKSNVKDVPSRTEALLGQIRDLQRQNDSLTSKLANVEAKQMAGDVQEVDGVKIVAKRIDTDMNNLRSIVDDLKSQIGSVIVVLGSGADGKVQLAAGITDDLVKEGYHAGKLIKELATRCGGGGGGRPDMAQAGGKNPEKLDDALAYATDWVKSIS, encoded by the coding sequence ATGAAAAACTTATCGTCAGCTGACGTAAGACAGATGTTTATCGATTTCTTTAAAGAAAAAAGTCACTCGGTGGAACCTAGTGCATCGTTAGTACCTCATGAAGATCCAACTTTGTTGTGGATCAATAGCGGAGTCGCTACATTAAAGAAATATTTTGACGGGCGCGTTACCCCTGATAATCCACGAATTGTGAATGCACAGAAGTCAATTCGTACGAATGACATTGAAAATGTAGGGAAGACAGCTCGTCACCATACATTTTTTGAAATGCTTGGAAACTTTTCAATCGGAGATTATTTTAAAGAAGAAGCGATTGAATGGGGCTGGGAATTTTTAACGAGCAAAGATTGGATTGGCTTTGAAGCTGATAAATTATCCGTAACAATCCACCCGGAAGATGAGGAAGCTTATACAATTTGGAGTGAAAAAATTGGCCTTCCAGAAGAGCGTATCATTCGACTAGAGGGCAACTTCTGGGATATCGGTGAAGGACCTAGTGGACCAAATACAGAAATTTTCTATGACCGTGGCGAAGAATACGGTTTTGAAGATCCTACAGAAGAACTCTATCCTGGTGGCGAAAACGAGCGTTATCTTGAAATCTGGAACCTTGTGTTTTCTCAGTTCAACCATAATCCAGATGGAACTTATACCCCTTTACCTAAAAAGAATATTGATACGGGAATGGGACTCGAACGAATGGTATCTGTTATTCAAGATGCAAAAACAAACTATGATACAGATCTATTCATGCCGACAATTCGTGAAACTGAGCGAATGGCAAAAGTGAAGTATGGAGCTTCTCGAGAAGGAGATACTGCTTTCAAAGTAGTCGCTGACCATATTCGAACGGTTACATTTGCAATTGGTGATGGTGCCCTACCTTCTAATGAGGGACGTGGGTACGTACTAAGAAGACTGCTTAGACGAGCTGTTCGTTTTGCTAAACAAATTGGTATTAACCGTCCATTTATGTATGAACTTGTTCCTGTAGTGGGGGACATTATGGTTGAGTTCTACCCAGAAGTAAATGCAAAGAAAGAATTTATTCAGAAAGTGATTAAGAACGAAGAAGATCGCTTTTACGAAACCTTAAATGAAGGACTTTCGATTCTTTCGGATATTATGAAGAAAGAAAAAGCAGCTGGTAATCACGTTATTTCAGGTAGCGATGTTTTCCGTCTATATGACACATACGGTTTCCCTGTCGAACTAACAGAGGAGTATGCGGAAGAAGAAGGTATGGAAATTGATCGTACAGGTTTCGAGCATGAGATGGGAATGCAGCGTAAACGTGCTAGAGATGCTCGTCAGGATGTAGGTTCTATGCAAGTTCAAGGTGGTGCCCTCGGTGATATTTCAGTGGAAAGCGATTTTGTCGGATATGAAGAGCGATCTGTTGATACAGAAGTAGTCGCTATTATAAAAGACAAAGAGTTGACGGAAGTAGCGTCAGAAGGGGACGAAATCCAAGTTATTATCCAAAGCACGCCTTTCTATGCTGAAAGCGGCGGACAAGTTGCAGATCCTGGTGTTATTAGGGGTGAAGATGTTCAGCTTCGCGTAACGGATGTACAAAAAGCGCCAAACGGCCAGCACGTCCATACGGCGGTTGTCGAATCTGGGACAATAAAAACAGGAGCAAAAATTACAGCTGAAATCAATCGTTCAAACCGTTCGGCAATTGTAAAGAATCATACGGCAACCCACTTGCTACATCAAGCTTTAAAGGATGTTCTTGGTGAGCATGTCAACCAGGCTGGTTCACTCGTAGGTTCAGAGCGCCTTCGCTTTGACTTCTCTCATTTCGGACAGATTACATCTGAAGAACTTGAAGAGATTGAAAAACAAGTAAACGATCAAATTTGGGCGAACATTCCAGTGAATACGATGGTAAAGCCTATTGACGAAGCTAAAGCAATGGGAGCTATGGCATTGTTTGGTGAAAAATATGGAGATACTGTTCGGGTTGTACGTGTTGGTGATTATAGTCTTGAATTATGTGGCGGTACGCACGTTCAAAATACAGCAGAAATTGGATTGTTTAAAATTGTTTCTGAATCAGGTATTGGTGCAGGAACACGCCGTATTGAAGCTGTAACTAGTGAAGGAGCTTACCAGGTTTTGAATCAACAAGTGTCGATTTTGAAAAACACGGCTAACTTGTTAAAATCAAATGTGAAGGACGTTCCCTCAAGAACAGAAGCACTACTTGGTCAGATCCGTGATTTACAACGCCAAAATGATTCATTGACGTCAAAACTTGCAAATGTTGAAGCGAAGCAAATGGCAGGAGATGTTCAAGAAGTAGACGGTGTGAAAATAGTTGCTAAACGCATCGATACAGATATGAATAACCTTCGTAGTATTGTTGATGATTTGAAGTCACAGATTGGAAGCGTCATTGTCGTATTGGGAAGTGGGGCTGATGGTAAAGTTCAACTTGCGGCTGGTATTACAGATGACCTTGTAAAAGAAGGTTATCATGCTGGGAAATTGATTAAAGAGCTTGCTACACGCTGTGGCGGTGGCGGTGGCGGTCGTCCGGATATGGCACAGGCAGGCGGCAAAAACCCTGAGAAGTTAGATGACGCGCTTGCTTATGCAACAGATTGGGTTAAATCCATTTCCTAA
- a CDS encoding O-methyltransferase codes for MISDHVEQYLESLRPNREGLIKEIEEYAEENHVPIMEQTSLDVMLQLLSFLKPKRILEIGAAIGYSAIRMAERLPDTAILTVERDETRYNEAIANIDKAGYSDQITVLFGDAFDLAHDLKQYGPYQALFIDAAKGQYKRFFDEFYNELEEGGIVFSDNILFRGLVAEDEIEEKRFKSMVKKLRLYNEFLISHPELDTTIYPIGDGLAVSQRKNS; via the coding sequence ATGATATCCGATCATGTTGAACAATATCTTGAATCTTTACGGCCGAATCGAGAAGGCTTAATTAAAGAAATTGAGGAATATGCAGAGGAAAACCATGTTCCTATTATGGAACAAACGAGTCTCGATGTTATGCTTCAACTTCTTTCTTTCTTGAAACCGAAACGAATATTAGAAATTGGTGCAGCTATTGGGTATTCAGCCATTCGTATGGCTGAGCGTTTGCCGGATACTGCCATACTTACTGTAGAACGTGACGAAACTCGTTATAACGAAGCGATCGCAAACATTGATAAAGCTGGCTATTCAGATCAAATTACAGTCCTATTTGGCGATGCATTTGATCTAGCTCACGATCTCAAACAATACGGCCCTTATCAAGCTCTATTCATTGATGCGGCGAAAGGTCAGTATAAGCGCTTTTTTGATGAATTTTATAATGAATTAGAAGAAGGCGGCATCGTCTTTTCTGATAATATTTTATTCAGAGGACTGGTTGCAGAAGATGAGATAGAGGAGAAGCGCTTTAAATCAATGGTGAAAAAGCTCCGTCTTTATAATGAATTTTTAATTTCCCATCCCGAGTTAGATACAACGATTTATCCTATTGGAGATGGTCTAGCTGTTAGTCAGCGTAAAAACTCATGA
- a CDS encoding peptidoglycan D,D-transpeptidase FtsI family protein gives MIRRRMIGIGLLLVCGMFLLIGRLIQLQLVETESYSKHHINLIEASINQRTQSYVLDEGRGTILDRNGIPMSESIPSLVLFPFLKEREWPLEEVAQIINVTPESLERSFEGQLQPFTFDKSLTIDQMKEINEQSIPGVYAVHKPVNKNPLATHVIGAVRPNPELIQSKYPEKWAEGSIDEETKLGISGLQLAFDPFLLSEGDTTLLYHADRQGNPLLGLDVKYFSSTDSFYPLQVKTTLDTKIQKNLEEAIDDSGITNGGAVLIDIDSNNVIGMVSRPLFGSEDPLGKGAMNQMVKGYFPGSVFKTIILAAAYENEVKDTRLFDCDQNLYRDGIGNRTLGMLSLKDSFAQSCNATFTQLAEELIKTDPDVIEKTAEKLGVGTTVGWEDKLYHYENFKQFPDESSPIFFKDEKDKRIRKAIDQTAIGQLNVKLSPLAIGNMMATIGRGGEAKDVKVVSDVLYRNGTTFLSFKEISHDENLSKNVIKSLQKSLREVVVSGTGNAYLNDLPIQVAGKSGTAELGEDVSFDHQWFAGYFPYDSPQYALVVVDFERKEKQYRAYEAFATIVKDLYQNER, from the coding sequence ATGATAAGGAGAAGGATGATTGGGATTGGTCTCCTCCTTGTATGTGGGATGTTTTTGTTAATCGGACGTTTGATCCAACTTCAATTAGTTGAAACGGAGTCTTACTCAAAACATCATATCAATTTAATCGAAGCAAGCATCAATCAACGTACACAGTCCTATGTGCTAGATGAAGGTAGAGGAACGATACTTGATCGAAATGGGATTCCGATGAGTGAATCAATTCCTTCTCTCGTTTTATTTCCCTTTCTTAAAGAGAGGGAATGGCCACTTGAGGAGGTAGCCCAAATTATAAATGTCACTCCTGAGAGTCTTGAACGCTCATTTGAGGGACAGTTACAACCATTTACTTTTGACAAATCGTTAACGATTGATCAAATGAAAGAGATAAATGAACAAAGTATTCCTGGGGTCTACGCCGTCCATAAGCCTGTGAATAAAAATCCATTGGCGACTCATGTTATTGGGGCTGTGAGACCTAATCCGGAATTAATTCAATCAAAATATCCAGAGAAATGGGCTGAAGGATCCATTGATGAAGAAACAAAATTAGGAATATCGGGGCTTCAGCTTGCATTTGACCCTTTTTTGTTATCTGAAGGTGATACAACGCTCCTTTATCATGCTGATCGTCAGGGGAACCCTCTTCTTGGACTTGATGTGAAGTATTTCTCTAGTACGGATTCATTTTATCCTCTCCAAGTGAAGACCACTTTAGATACAAAAATTCAGAAGAATTTAGAGGAGGCGATCGATGACTCAGGTATTACGAATGGTGGTGCGGTTCTCATAGATATCGACTCTAATAACGTAATCGGCATGGTTAGTCGTCCATTATTCGGTTCAGAAGACCCCTTAGGGAAAGGGGCTATGAATCAAATGGTGAAAGGGTACTTCCCAGGGTCTGTATTTAAAACAATTATTCTTGCAGCAGCATATGAAAATGAGGTTAAAGATACACGTCTTTTTGACTGCGATCAAAATTTGTACCGTGATGGCATTGGTAATCGTACGCTAGGGATGCTTAGCCTTAAAGATAGTTTTGCCCAAAGCTGTAATGCGACCTTCACACAACTTGCTGAAGAGCTTATTAAGACTGATCCAGATGTCATTGAGAAAACCGCAGAGAAACTTGGAGTAGGAACAACGGTTGGATGGGAAGATAAGCTTTATCATTATGAAAATTTTAAGCAGTTTCCTGACGAGTCTAGCCCGATCTTTTTTAAAGATGAAAAAGATAAGAGGATACGTAAAGCAATCGACCAAACAGCCATTGGTCAATTAAATGTGAAATTAAGTCCCCTAGCAATTGGTAATATGATGGCGACAATTGGGAGGGGTGGGGAAGCGAAAGATGTGAAAGTCGTTAGTGATGTTCTATATCGAAATGGAACGACTTTTCTTAGCTTCAAAGAAATAAGCCATGATGAAAACCTTTCGAAAAATGTAATCAAGTCTCTTCAAAAATCATTGCGAGAAGTGGTAGTAAGTGGCACGGGGAATGCTTATTTAAACGATCTACCGATACAAGTAGCAGGAAAGTCAGGTACCGCAGAGCTTGGCGAAGACGTCTCCTTTGATCATCAATGGTTTGCAGGTTATTTTCCTTATGATTCTCCACAATATGCTTTAGTGGTTGTGGATTTTGAACGAAAAGAAAAGCAATATCGAGCTTATGAAGCATTTGCAACCATCGTTAAGGATTTATACCAAAATGAGAGATAA